The Epinephelus lanceolatus isolate andai-2023 chromosome 1, ASM4190304v1, whole genome shotgun sequence genome has a window encoding:
- the osgn1 gene encoding oxidative stress induced growth inhibitor 1, whose protein sequence is MDLHDKEILPGEILPVVIIGNGPSGICLSYLLSGYTPYLSPEASHPNPLLHSKLEEQPHLSLLEQDLEYLCEGLEGRSSNPVAVLFDSLLLPDSDFGLDHTSPLEWRYEPERAIPHLVLGKGPPGGAWHAMEGSMLTLSLANWMELPGLKLKDWMREKRRNVRNDRATPAEIASYYQHYVSQMSLEQSFACGTTVTTVTRQPGNQEGSPPCWRVMGLQRREGEELGDGPAVSEEVPFSLLAHNVVLATGTHDIPARLGVEGESLPYVCHSFWELEAAISRGELDQSSDPVLVVGAGLTAADAVLAAHHLNTPVYHAFRRSVTDPGLIFNQLPKLLYPEYHKVHQMMTQQQYRPSPPPLENAQNLHDHSTPSSVTTPSSPSSYLGYLSFPRHRVVAFRPDQKCILESESGQQTVVQISKALVLIGAHPNLSFLGDNGRSLGINPDEPITCRRNPIEVDPFTNKVVAAEGPGLYAMGPLVGENFVRFLKGGALAIVSDLAKTQREGEGGDMTTDRWVDRQVTAQT, encoded by the exons ATGGATCTTCATGATAAAGAAATTCTCCCTGGAGAGATTTTGCCTGTGGTGATCATTg GTAATGGCCCATCAGGGATCTGTCTGTCATACCTGTTGTCAGGTTACACCCCCTACCTGTCACCTGAGGCATCGCACCCCAACCCCCTGCTGCACAGCAAGCTGGAGGAGCAGCCTCACCTGTCACTGTTGGAGCAG GATCTGGAGTACCTGTGCGAAGGGTTGGAGGGCCGATCATCCAATCCCGTGGCTGTGCTCTTTGACTCACTGCTGCTCCCCGACAGTGACTTTGGATTGGACCACACTTCTCCGCTGGAATGGCGTTATGAGCCAGAGCGTGCAATCCCTCACCTGGTGCTGGGGAAGGGTCCGCCCGGAGGAGCCTGGCAT GCTATGGAGGGCTCCATGCTAACTCTGAGCCTGGCTAACTGGATGGAGCTTCCTGGACTCAAACTGAAGGACTGGATGAGAGAGAAACGAAG AAATGTTAGAAATGACCGTGCCACACCAGCAGAGATAGCCTCCTACTACCAGCACTATGTTTCCCAGATGTCTCTGGAGCAAAGCTTTGCATGTGGAACCACCGTCACCACGGTAACCAGACAGCCTGGCAACCAGGAGGGATCTCCACCCTGCTGGAGAGTGATGGGACTGCAGCGCAGAGAGGGGGAAGAGCTGGGAG ATGGCCCTGCTGTGTCAGAGGAAGTACCTTTCTCCCTGTTGGCCCACAACGTGGTGTTGGCGACGGGAACCCACGACATTCCAGCCAGGCTCGGCGTGGAGGGCGAGTCCCTGCCCTACGTCTGCCACTCTTTCTGGGAGCTGGAGGCAGCCATCTCCCGCGGCGAGCTTGACCAATCATCAGATCCAGTGCTGGTGGTGGGGGCGGGGCTTACAGCAGCTGATGCTGTACTGGCTGCCCACCATCTCAACACACCTGTCTACCACGCCTTCAGACGCTCAGTCACCGACCCCGGCCTCATCTTTAACCAGCTTCCCAAACTGCTCTACCCAGAGTACCACAAG GTTCACCAGATGATGACTCAGCAGCAGTACCGGCCGAGCCCTCCACCACTGGAAAACGCCCAAAACCTCCATGACCACTCCACTCCCTCCTCCGTCACCACCCcttcatccccctcctcctacCTGGGTTACCTGAGCTTCCCACGCCACAGGGTTGTGGCGTTCCGACCCGACCAGAAGTGCATTCTGGAGTCAGAATCCGGCCAGCAGACGGTGGTCCAGATCTCCAAGGCGCTAGTTCTGATCGGCGCCCACCCCAACCTTTCCTTTCTGGGTGACAATGGCCGTTCACTTGGCATCAACCCCGATGAGCCAATCACGTGCCGGAGGAACCCCATTGAGGTGGACCCCTTCACGAACAAAGTTGTTGCAGCAGAGGGGCCGGGCCTGTACGCCATGGGGCCGTTAGTCGGCGAGAACTTTGTCAGGTTCCTGAAAGGAGGAGCCCTGGCTATTGTTAGCGACCTCGCCaagacacagagggagggagagggaggggataTGACCACAGACAGATGGGTGGACAGACAGGTGACCGCACAGACATAG